DNA sequence from the Brachybacterium sp. P6-10-X1 genome:
GCAGGGCGTTGAGCATGACGAAGTCGTGGATGATGCCCTGGTAGCGGACGGCGACGACCGGCACTCCGGCTCGGCGCAGCTTGTTCGCATAGGCCTCGCCCTCGTCGCGCAGCACGTCGGCCTCGCCGGTGATGATCAGTGCCGGGGGCAGCCCGGAGAGCTCCTCGACCCGTGCGCGCAGCGGGCTCGCGGTGATCTCCGCGCGCTGCGCGGGGTCGGTGGTGTACTGGTCCCAGAACCACTGCATGCCATCACGGCGCAGGAAGTACCCTTCGGCGAACTCGTGGTACGAGGCCGTGTCGAAGGCGGCGTCGGTCACCGGGTAGAAGAGCACCTGGTGGCGGAACGTGACGTCCCCGCGCTGCATGGCGAGCAGGGTGACCGCGGCGGACATGCCGCCGCCCACCGAGTCGCCGGCGATCGCGATGCGTTCCGGGTCCAGCTCGTACTCTGCGCCGTGGCCGGCCACCCAGGCGGCCGCCGCGTAGCTCTGCTCGACGGCGACGGGGTACCTGGCTTCCGGCGACAGGTCGTACTCGGGGAAGACCACGGCCGCACCAGCACCGACCGCGAGCTCGCGGACGAGACGATCGTGCGTGCCGGCGTTGCCGAACACCCAGCCGGCCCCGTGGATGTACACGATCACGGGAAGAGCACCCGTGGCCCCGGCCGGCTTGACGATGCGGACGTCCACGGAGCCGACGCGGCCCGCGTCGACCGAGACCCACTCGTCCTCGACGGCAGGCTTGGCGACGTCGCCGGACTGGACCTCGTCGACGGTCCTGCGGCCTTCGGCGGGCCCCAGGTCGAACAGGAACGGCGCCGTGGCGGTCGCCGCCGCGAACTCGGCGGCAGCGGGCTCGAGCACAGGTGGGGTCGGAACGTGATCAGGCATGATGGCGGACCTTTCTGGAGTGCGGAGGATTCGTGGGATGCCAGGCTGGCAAGATCCCGGGGAGAACGGATGTGCTGTGCGCGCACGATCCGGGCCCCGCAGCGCAGACTTCCCCGGCGCGCCGCCGGCGAGGAGCGGCGGATCGGGCCCGGGCCGGGTGCTGTGCCGACCGCATCCGGTCGAGCCTGCGGCACATCGGGGTCACCCGTGCTCACCGGGAGCGGCGCTGCCGCTGTACTCGTCGACTCCGGCGACGAGCTCGGCGATGTCGGGGACGTCCTCGAACCTGCGACGGTGGATGTCGGCGATCTTGCGCTCCACCTCCGGGTCGGGGTCGTCGACGATGTCGTAGGACACGAACCTGTCGACCAGCGGCAGCCCGACCCTGTCCATGGCCAGGTGCGCCGGATGATTCATGTACTCCTCGTAGCCTGCGAGGTCGGCGAGGACGGACACGGCTCCGTAGTCGAACTCCCCGCCGACGTCAAGGCCGACGATGCGGGCCTCGAGGACGGAGATGGCGTTGATGTGTTCGCGCATCTGCGCGAGAGCGGCTGCCTTCTCCTCCTCGGGGACGCCGGCCCTGACCGTGAACCGGATGCAGTGGTAGATCACCGGGACCTCCCCTCGGTGGGCGATGCCGCCGACGTGAACGCGGCGGCGTAGTCCCGGGCGAAATCGGTGATGTCGCGAGCCGGGCGCCCGGTGATGTCCTCGACGGACGGGTGCACCTCGGCGGCTTCACCCCGGGCGTAGTGCGCGTAGTCCTCGACGAGTCCGGAGAGCTGCCACGGCGGGAGCTGCCCGGCCAAGGCCGCGGTGAACTGCTCGGCGGACGCGTCGTGGAAGCTGATGACCCGCCCCGTCGCCTCGGAGAGCACCTCGGCGATCCGAGGATGCGTCACGGCGCGCGGGCCGGTCAGCGTGTACGTGCGGCCGATATGTCCCGTGCTGGTCAGCACGACGGCAGCGGTGTCCGCGATGTCCCGGGTGTCGACGAGGCTGACCGGCACGTCGCCGATCGGCGCGCCGAACCAGCCCTGTGCGATGGTGCCGGCGAATCCGAGCATCCCCTGCATGTAGAGGTTGGGGCGCAGCACGGTGCGGTCCAGTCCGAGATGCTGCACATGGGATTCGACCTCGGCATGCCAGCGCAGGAATCGCACCGGTGAGTCGGGGCGTGCCGCGTACTGCGAGAGCAGGACGAGGCGACCGACACCGGCCTCGTGCGCGAGGTCGGCGAACCGGATCTGGAGCGCCGCGGCGTCTTCGGTCGACGGGCTGTTGAGGAAGGCCGCGTCGACGCCGTCCAGGGCGCGGGCGATCGACGCCGGCTCCCGCAGGTCGGCGACGACGGTCTCGGCGCCGGGGATGGGCCGGTCGGGAACGCGGGTCATCGCCCGCACGGTCGCGCCGCGGGAGCGCAGAGCGGTCACGAGCGCGGATCCGACGGTCCCGGTCGCGCCGGTCACGAGCACGGTGGGTGAGTTCATGGCGGGTGTCCTATCTATGAGTGGGTCAGCTCTATGAGTGGGTCAGCGGATGCTTGCCGGGGCCGAGGTCTTCGACGCCATCGAGAAGGAGAGCAGCGAGATCAGCAGGGCGATCAGAACGAGCACGGCCTGTCCGACGAACGCCGTCGTGAACGAGATGTCCCCGGACGCTCCCGAGGCGCCGATCGCGATCCCGGCCAGCGCCGCCAGTCCGACCGCCCCACCCAGCTGCTGAGCGGTGTTCACCAGCCCGCTGAGCAGGCCTGCCTCGCCGTCCGAGCTCTCGCGCACGGCCATCGCGGTGGCGCTGACCGTGCTGAGCCCGAGCCCACCTCCGATCAGCACGAACGCGCCGGCGAGGCTGAGGGAGAAGCCGCGGGTGGTCGGATCCAGCACGAGCCACAGGAAGCCGACGAGCAGCACGGCCAGGGCGACCGGCTGGGCACGGCCCAGCCCGATCCGCGCCGCCAGCACCGGGGAGGCCACGCTGCCCACGATGATCATCCCGGCGAGCGGGAGCTGGGCCATCCCCGCCGCCGACGGCTCCATCCCGAGCACCTCCTGCTGGTACTGGGGCAGGAAGAAGAACAGGCTCACCAGAGTGCCGCCGACCAGCAGCATCACCACGTCCGCCGTGACCACCTGTCTCCTGCGGAACACACCGAGGGGGACCAGGGGGTGCGGCGAGCGCGCCTCGACGATCACGAAGGCGACGAGGAGAGCGAGGCCGACGGCCAGCCCGAGAACGGTTCCGGGTGCGGTCCACCCGGCGTCGGACGCGGAGACCATGCCCCACGCCAGTCCGGAGATCCCGAGAGTGATCGTGAGGGCGCCGAGCGCATCGAACCGACCGGGCCGGCCGGCGACCGGCCGCACCGACCGCCAGACGATCGCCGCCCCGACGATGCCGAAGGGCACAGGAGCGATGAACACCGCCTGCCAGCCCAGCAGCTGCGTGAGGGTCCCTCCGAGGAACACGCCGAAGAGGCTGCCCGCTCCGGCGACGGCTCCCCAGATGCCGGTGGCGCGAGTGCGCTCCGCCGGGGTCGGGTAGAGCGAGAGCACGAGCGAGAGCGCGGCCGGGACGACGGCCGCTGCGCCGATCCCCTGGATGATCCGTGCGGCGATCAGGGTCGTGGCGTCGACGGCCACCGCGCACGAGACCGTCGCCGCCAGGTAGAGCGCCATCCCGGCCAGGAACACCTTCCGCGCCCCGAGCACATCGGCGAGACGCCCCCCGAGCAGGAGCAGCCCGGCGAACGCCACCAGGTAGCTGTCCACGACGAGGGTGAGCTCCGCGGCCGTCAACCCGAGGCCGTCGCGGATCGTGGAGGCGGCGAGGTTCACCATCGCCGCGTCGAGGATGACCAGGAACATGGCTGTGGCCAGACCGAACATCGCCACCGCCCGCGGGATCGGTGACGGGGCGTACGCAGCAGCGGGTGCGGCGGCGGTGCGCATCGTGTTGTCATTGCTCATGCCACGATGGTCCGGGCTGCGCACGCTCGGTCGCGTCGGTGAGAATCACCTAGTCCCGCGCCCGGGCAGGGCCGGCGCCACACGGGCCCGGCGCCCCAGGGGTGCCTCGACGCCGAAGCACTGCGGCAGCATGACGAAGGAGAGACATGCCCACGACGCCTGTCCATCCGCTCATCGGCCGGGGCGACGAGATCGCCGACCTCCTCGGACTCGTCCGCGCG
Encoded proteins:
- a CDS encoding alpha/beta hydrolase encodes the protein MPDHVPTPPVLEPAAAEFAAATATAPFLFDLGPAEGRRTVDEVQSGDVAKPAVEDEWVSVDAGRVGSVDVRIVKPAGATGALPVIVYIHGAGWVFGNAGTHDRLVRELAVGAGAAVVFPEYDLSPEARYPVAVEQSYAAAAWVAGHGAEYELDPERIAIAGDSVGGGMSAAVTLLAMQRGDVTFRHQVLFYPVTDAAFDTASYHEFAEGYFLRRDGMQWFWDQYTTDPAQRAEITASPLRARVEELSGLPPALIITGEADVLRDEGEAYANKLRRAGVPVVAVRYQGIIHDFVMLNALRGTHAAEAAIAQATTVLKTALTA
- a CDS encoding Dabb family protein; translated protein: MIYHCIRFTVRAGVPEEEKAAALAQMREHINAISVLEARIVGLDVGGEFDYGAVSVLADLAGYEEYMNHPAHLAMDRVGLPLVDRFVSYDIVDDPDPEVERKIADIHRRRFEDVPDIAELVAGVDEYSGSAAPGEHG
- a CDS encoding SDR family oxidoreductase produces the protein MNSPTVLVTGATGTVGSALVTALRSRGATVRAMTRVPDRPIPGAETVVADLREPASIARALDGVDAAFLNSPSTEDAAALQIRFADLAHEAGVGRLVLLSQYAARPDSPVRFLRWHAEVESHVQHLGLDRTVLRPNLYMQGMLGFAGTIAQGWFGAPIGDVPVSLVDTRDIADTAAVVLTSTGHIGRTYTLTGPRAVTHPRIAEVLSEATGRVISFHDASAEQFTAALAGQLPPWQLSGLVEDYAHYARGEAAEVHPSVEDITGRPARDITDFARDYAAAFTSAASPTEGRSR
- a CDS encoding MFS transporter, whose amino-acid sequence is MSNDNTMRTAAAPAAAYAPSPIPRAVAMFGLATAMFLVILDAAMVNLAASTIRDGLGLTAAELTLVVDSYLVAFAGLLLLGGRLADVLGARKVFLAGMALYLAATVSCAVAVDATTLIAARIIQGIGAAAVVPAALSLVLSLYPTPAERTRATGIWGAVAGAGSLFGVFLGGTLTQLLGWQAVFIAPVPFGIVGAAIVWRSVRPVAGRPGRFDALGALTITLGISGLAWGMVSASDAGWTAPGTVLGLAVGLALLVAFVIVEARSPHPLVPLGVFRRRQVVTADVVMLLVGGTLVSLFFFLPQYQQEVLGMEPSAAGMAQLPLAGMIIVGSVASPVLAARIGLGRAQPVALAVLLVGFLWLVLDPTTRGFSLSLAGAFVLIGGGLGLSTVSATAMAVRESSDGEAGLLSGLVNTAQQLGGAVGLAALAGIAIGASGASGDISFTTAFVGQAVLVLIALLISLLSFSMASKTSAPASIR